Proteins co-encoded in one Stenotrophomonas maltophilia genomic window:
- the hflK gene encoding FtsH protease activity modulator HflK codes for MAWNTPGGNKGGQGPEDNRRGPFGSRGGGNGGGWGGLPGPLKDLFDGGIVRWVVAAVVLLVLFSSFQLIGEQQRGVVLRFGQFSRILQPGPNFKLPWPIESVTKVNATEIKTFSIQVPVLTRDENIVNVSLNVQYRIDDPQQYLFGTVDANQVLEQSAQSAVREEVGRADLNAVLNNRGPLAVAAEERLQALLKAFKTGLTVTGLTLQDARPPEEVKPAFDEVNGAQQVKERLINEAQAYAAKVVPEARGQASRARTTAEGYKQAVVSKAEGDAQRFSLLQAQYKDAPEVTRKRLWLETVQQVLSENRKVIGGDGRQLIYVPMTGDTRPTTSAPPGVTNPEVVMPSLPGTAVEQSRDPGRPVGRPTGRPSGREEGSR; via the coding sequence ATGGCCTGGAATACACCCGGCGGCAACAAGGGCGGACAAGGCCCCGAGGACAATCGACGCGGGCCGTTCGGCTCCCGCGGCGGTGGCAATGGTGGTGGCTGGGGCGGACTGCCCGGGCCGCTGAAAGACCTGTTCGACGGCGGCATCGTGCGTTGGGTGGTGGCGGCCGTGGTGCTGCTGGTGCTGTTCTCCAGCTTCCAGCTGATCGGCGAACAGCAGCGTGGCGTGGTGCTGCGCTTTGGCCAGTTCTCGCGCATCCTGCAGCCCGGACCGAACTTCAAGCTGCCGTGGCCGATCGAATCGGTTACCAAGGTCAACGCCACCGAGATCAAGACCTTCTCGATCCAGGTGCCGGTGCTGACCCGTGACGAGAACATCGTCAACGTCTCGCTGAACGTCCAGTACCGCATCGACGACCCGCAGCAGTACCTGTTCGGCACCGTGGATGCCAACCAGGTGCTGGAACAGTCGGCGCAGAGCGCGGTGCGTGAGGAAGTCGGCCGCGCCGACCTCAACGCCGTGCTGAACAACCGTGGCCCGCTGGCCGTGGCCGCCGAAGAGCGCCTGCAGGCGCTGCTGAAGGCGTTCAAGACCGGCCTGACCGTGACCGGCCTGACCCTGCAGGACGCCCGTCCGCCGGAAGAAGTGAAGCCGGCCTTTGACGAGGTCAACGGCGCCCAGCAGGTCAAGGAACGCCTGATCAACGAAGCCCAGGCCTACGCCGCCAAGGTCGTGCCGGAAGCCCGTGGCCAGGCCTCGCGTGCCCGTACCACCGCCGAAGGCTACAAGCAGGCCGTGGTGTCCAAGGCCGAGGGTGACGCGCAGCGCTTCAGCCTGTTGCAGGCCCAGTACAAGGACGCCCCGGAAGTGACCCGCAAGCGCCTGTGGCTGGAGACGGTGCAGCAGGTGCTGAGCGAGAACCGCAAGGTGATCGGTGGCGATGGCCGCCAGCTGATCTACGTGCCGATGACCGGCGATACCCGTCCCACCACCTCGGCCCCGCCGGGGGTCACCAACCCGGAGGTGGTGATGCCGTCGCTGCCGGGTACGGCGGTGGAACAGTCCCGTGATCCGGGTCGGCCGGTGGGCCGCCCGACCGGGCGACCGAGCGGCCGTGAGGAGGGCAGCCGATGA
- the hflC gene encoding protease modulator HflC, whose protein sequence is MKSPIWIAVIVAVVLGLLGSVYVVREDQTAMVLNLGKVVRSDIKPGLHFKVPVVETVKVFDRRFQVLDTAPARYFTAEQKDVSVDFFAIGYISNVGDYFRATGGDPRIANARLAPIITDSLRNQINSRTLQQLVSGDRSELIAEQLKGINEAVAGLGMQMIDLRIKQVDLPTDSQVINDVYERMRAQRKQEAAKLRAEGEEQSLTIRAQADRDSTVLIAEAERDAQRLRGEGDADAARIYGKAGSADPSFYAFYRSLEAYRGSMTDGNGVIVLDKNDPFLQYLKNDR, encoded by the coding sequence ATGAAGAGTCCAATCTGGATCGCCGTGATCGTGGCGGTGGTGCTGGGCCTGCTCGGCTCGGTGTACGTGGTCCGTGAGGACCAGACCGCCATGGTGCTGAACCTGGGCAAGGTGGTGCGTTCGGACATCAAGCCAGGCCTGCACTTCAAGGTGCCGGTGGTGGAAACGGTGAAGGTCTTCGACCGCCGCTTCCAGGTGCTCGATACTGCCCCGGCGCGCTACTTCACCGCCGAGCAGAAGGACGTCAGCGTCGACTTCTTCGCGATCGGTTACATCTCCAACGTGGGTGACTACTTCCGTGCCACCGGCGGCGATCCGCGCATCGCCAATGCCCGCCTGGCACCGATCATCACCGACTCGCTGCGCAACCAGATCAACTCGCGCACCCTGCAGCAGCTGGTCTCCGGCGACCGCAGCGAGCTGATCGCCGAGCAGCTGAAGGGAATCAACGAAGCTGTGGCCGGGCTGGGCATGCAGATGATCGACCTGCGCATCAAGCAGGTGGACCTGCCGACCGACAGCCAGGTGATCAACGACGTGTACGAGCGCATGCGCGCCCAGCGCAAGCAGGAAGCCGCCAAGCTGCGTGCGGAGGGCGAGGAGCAGTCGCTGACCATCCGCGCCCAGGCCGACCGTGACAGCACCGTGCTGATCGCCGAAGCCGAGCGTGATGCGCAGCGCCTGCGCGGTGAAGGCGATGCCGATGCCGCCCGCATCTACGGCAAGGCCGGCTCGGCCGACCCGTCGTTCTACGCGTTCTACCGCAGCCTGGAGGCCTACCGTGGCTCCATGACCGACGGCAACGGGGTGATCGTGCTGGACAAGAACGACCCGTTCCTGCAGTACCTGAAGAACGACCGCTGA
- a CDS encoding DUF2065 domain-containing protein produces MKDLFAAVCLVAVLEGLFLFVAPIAWKRMAERLLDLPSPALRSFGGLVLLAGLSLLWWARH; encoded by the coding sequence ATGAAAGATCTGTTCGCTGCCGTCTGCCTGGTGGCGGTGCTGGAAGGCCTGTTCCTGTTCGTTGCGCCGATCGCCTGGAAACGCATGGCAGAGCGCCTGCTGGATCTGCCCAGCCCGGCCCTGCGCAGCTTCGGTGGGCTGGTGCTGCTGGCCGGCCTTAGCCTGCTGTGGTGGGCCCGCCACTAG